GGCCGCCCACTCCGATGTCGCCCGCGGGGACGTCGGTGTGCTCGCCGATGATCCGCCACAGCTCCGTCATGAAGCTCTGGCAGAACCGCATCACCTCGCCGTCCGACTTCCCCTTCGGGTCGAAGTCGGAGCCGCCCTTGGCGCCGCCGATCGGCAGGCCGGTCAGGGAGTTCTTGAAGATCTGCTCGAAGCCGAGGAACTTGATGATGCCGAGGTACACCGAGGGATGGAACCGCAGGCCGCCCTTGTAGGGGCCGAGCGCGCTGTTGAACTGCACCCGGAAGCCGCGGTTGATCTGCACCTGCCCCCGGTCGTCCTGCCAGGGCACCCGGAAGATCGTCTGCCGCTCCGGCTCGCAGATCCGCTCGATGATCTTGGCCTCCGCGAACTCGGGGTACTTCACCAGCACGGGCCCGACCGACTCGAGCACTTCCTTCACCGCCTGGTGGAACTCCGCCTCTCCGGGATTCCGCTTCACCACGTCCTGGTAGATCGCTTCGACACGCTCCAGTAAGGGCATCTTCTTCCTCCTCGCACAGGGTGCTATTGCTCGACGGCCCGGCCGTCGCACTCCCAATCTACCCGCCCGTCCGGCACGGTCAACAAAAAGCTGCCGAATCGGGCATAATCGGGCATAATCACCCGGAAGGAGGCCCCGCCATGCAGGAACGATTCGACCAGCGGCTGCGCGGGATCCCCGCCGCGGCCACCCACGCGCTGGTCATCCGGGTTGCGCAGATCGAGTCGTTCCGCGGATGGTGGGAGGGGATCCCGAAGCCCGCCGCCCCGCTGGAGCGGCGGATCCTCGCCGCGACGGCGGCGGAGTCCGCCGCGGAGTCGACGCGGATCGCCGCGGGCGCCTCGCCCGCCGAGGAGGCGGGGTATGCTGAGGCGCTTCGCTCCGTCTTCGACGGGTACGCGGGCATGCCGCCGTCGGAGGGAAGGCTTCTCGCCCTGCACGCGGCGATCTTCCGGAACAGCCCCGCGGGGCGCCTCCACGCGGGGAGGTACAAGACCGCTGCGGCGGCCTCCCGCCGCTGGAACATGGAACCGCCGGCGCTTCGGGCGCCCGCTCCCCTGCTCGTCCCGGCGCAGATGGAGACCCTCACCGCGTGGTTCTCCTCCCGGATCGGCGGCGGGGAGTTCCACCCGCTCCTCGTCGTCGCGTCGTATGTCCTGGAGTTCCTGGCGATCCGCCCTTTCTCGGACGGCAACCGGAGGATGGGGCGGCTGCTGACGAACCTCCTGCTGCTGCGCTGCGGGCACGGCTACCTGCGCTGCGCCTCCCTGGAGAAGGCCGTCCTCGGCATCTGGTCGGAGTACTACCTCGCGCTCCGGAAGAGCCAGGCCAGCAGAAACCAGCCTCGCCCCGACATTTCCCCCTGGCTGCTGGCGTTCCTCGACTCCCTGATCGTCCAGCAGCGGTCGGCCCGGGAGGAGATCGGGCGGCTCCCCGACGAAACGCGGCTCTCGGAAAACCAGATGGGGGTCCTGGCGATCGCGGCGCGCGACGGCGAGGTGACCAACCGGAAGGCGGCGGCGGAGCTCGGGATCGCCCGGGA
This is a stretch of genomic DNA from Thermodesulfobacteriota bacterium. It encodes these proteins:
- a CDS encoding Fic family protein; amino-acid sequence: MQERFDQRLRGIPAAATHALVIRVAQIESFRGWWEGIPKPAAPLERRILAATAAESAAESTRIAAGASPAEEAGYAEALRSVFDGYAGMPPSEGRLLALHAAIFRNSPAGRLHAGRYKTAAAASRRWNMEPPALRAPAPLLVPAQMETLTAWFSSRIGGGEFHPLLVVASYVLEFLAIRPFSDGNRRMGRLLTNLLLLRCGHGYLRCASLEKAVLGIWSEYYLALRKSQASRNQPRPDISPWLLAFLDSLIVQQRSAREEIGRLPDETRLSENQMGVLAIAARDGEVTNRKAAAELGIARETAKQTLNRLAALGALRRSGFGRATRYRLPERG